Proteins encoded by one window of Flagellimonas lutaonensis:
- a CDS encoding heavy-metal-associated domain-containing protein, whose product MRHTYSVTGMTCEGCVASVTEKLSQVEGVRHVEVDLKKGEAEISMNGHVPIQKLKKALPDTYSIEEKGHHAMEMAVPKETSKLNQLRPLFLIFGYLFAAAFFLNYKDWDMGEAMLDFMGLFYIVFSFFKFLDLKGFPDSFRMYDPLAKALPAYGWVYPFLELALGLMFLMRFQIQTALIATVVILGITTFGVTKTLLDKKSIRCACLGTALNLPMTEATFIENTIMLVMAVTMLVQYF is encoded by the coding sequence ATGAGGCATACCTATTCGGTCACGGGAATGACCTGTGAGGGTTGTGTTGCCTCGGTAACCGAAAAGCTCTCACAGGTCGAAGGGGTTCGACATGTAGAGGTTGATTTGAAGAAAGGGGAAGCAGAAATATCCATGAACGGTCATGTGCCCATTCAAAAACTAAAGAAAGCTTTACCCGATACATATTCAATTGAAGAAAAAGGGCATCATGCCATGGAAATGGCCGTGCCCAAAGAGACTTCAAAACTGAATCAACTTCGACCGCTGTTCTTGATTTTTGGGTACCTTTTTGCGGCAGCATTTTTTTTGAACTACAAGGATTGGGATATGGGCGAGGCCATGCTCGATTTTATGGGGCTGTTCTATATCGTGTTCAGTTTCTTCAAATTTCTGGATTTGAAAGGATTCCCTGATAGCTTTCGTATGTACGACCCGCTTGCAAAAGCGTTGCCCGCCTATGGTTGGGTCTATCCTTTTTTGGAACTTGCACTCGGACTCATGTTCTTGATGCGATTTCAGATTCAAACCGCACTTATTGCGACCGTCGTTATTTTGGGCATTACCACTTTTGGAGTGACCAAAACCTTACTGGATAAAAAAAGCATCCGCTGTGCGTGTCTTGGTACTGCCCTTAATTTGCCCATGACCGAGGCTACCTTTATTGAAAATACCATCATGTTGGTGATGGCGGTCACAATGCTTGTGCAATATTTTTAG
- a CDS encoding HYC_CC_PP family protein has translation MKAFVHKTVSSAMALLLLLSTVSWTVDKHLCMGRVMDISFFAQAEDCGMDVAATLLETIDNHCCDDESFTIEGQDDLKLTWNDIQLGHQVVLATFAQSYLGTLLDIDQLPIPLHTYPPPFLVQDLNILHEVFLI, from the coding sequence GTGAAAGCGTTCGTACATAAAACAGTATCGTCTGCAATGGCCTTGTTACTATTGTTGTCAACCGTTTCATGGACGGTCGATAAACACCTGTGCATGGGCCGCGTGATGGATATTTCCTTTTTTGCCCAAGCTGAGGATTGCGGTATGGATGTGGCCGCCACATTGCTAGAAACTATTGACAACCATTGTTGTGACGATGAAAGCTTTACAATTGAGGGGCAAGATGACCTGAAATTGACTTGGAACGACATTCAATTGGGGCATCAGGTCGTTTTGGCAACCTTTGCCCAATCTTATTTGGGAACGCTTCTCGATATAGACCAACTTCCCATACCATTACATACATATCCTCCTCCATTTCTGGTGCAAGATTTGAACATTTTGCACGAGGTCTTCCTGATTTGA
- a CDS encoding TonB-dependent receptor has translation MKLYTWFFAIILLNSVQLAAQEKVEGMVMEANDEKKHIGLAGANVYWLDSPIGTITNEEGLFSIPYSKEYNKLVISYIGFKTDTLTIDEPKMVHHWLEPSNQLDEVVVEKERDAVQKAYFSTQNIVTVNSAELLKAACCNLSESFETNPAIDVNFNDALTGTKQIQMLGLTSPYLLITQENIPMVRGASQTYGLTFTPGTWVESIQITKGAGSVVNGYESISGQINTELVKPFTDIPIFVNGYANLNGRLELNTHLNHKLSDKWSTGIYLHGNQRTVEVDNNEDGFLDAPLSDQINIQNRWQYQDPEKGWVSFLNVRFLNDEKQIGQEQFNPDTDKFTTNAWGSEINTKRFDSSVKLGYVFPELPYQSFGFQASYSKHRQDSYYGFNIYDIDHESIYSNLIFNSIISNTQHKFKTGLTFAYDGYEELVNNQDFERVDRSVGAFFEYSYDDLEKVSLTAGLRFDTHNRLGNFVTPRFHIRYTPWEKGSLRGSFGIGRRAANIFAENQRLFASSRTIQLQGNGGEVYGFDPEKAVNFGVSFLQGFTLFERPGDFSIDFYRTDFENQVVVDWENPSEVVFTNLEGKSYANSLQVELNHEVLPRLELRTAYKFYDVKTDYQTGFLQKPLQARHRYFANLGYNTPEKENGAQWRFDYTLHTLGKQRLPSSNANIENFQFGDFAESYSLMNAQITKVFSKKFEVYLGGENLTNFKQDNPVLGADDPFGPNFDTTIVFAPILGRMVYAGFRFKS, from the coding sequence ATGAAATTATATACATGGTTTTTCGCCATAATCTTATTGAACAGCGTTCAATTGGCTGCCCAAGAAAAAGTTGAGGGCATGGTCATGGAGGCCAATGATGAAAAAAAACACATCGGTCTTGCCGGTGCCAATGTCTATTGGTTAGACTCACCGATAGGCACCATTACCAACGAAGAGGGGCTTTTTTCCATTCCCTATAGTAAGGAATACAACAAACTGGTCATCAGTTACATAGGTTTTAAGACAGATACCTTGACCATTGATGAACCCAAAATGGTACACCACTGGTTAGAGCCATCCAACCAATTGGATGAGGTGGTTGTTGAAAAAGAAAGGGATGCCGTGCAAAAGGCCTATTTCTCTACCCAAAACATCGTAACCGTCAACAGCGCAGAACTGCTGAAAGCAGCCTGTTGTAACCTATCTGAAAGTTTTGAGACCAACCCGGCCATCGATGTCAATTTCAACGATGCACTGACGGGCACCAAACAGATTCAGATGCTGGGCCTTACGAGTCCGTACCTGTTGATCACACAAGAGAACATTCCTATGGTGCGTGGCGCTTCGCAGACCTATGGGCTTACCTTTACACCAGGCACATGGGTAGAGAGCATCCAGATTACCAAGGGCGCCGGCAGCGTGGTGAACGGTTATGAGAGTATCTCGGGCCAGATAAACACCGAACTGGTCAAACCCTTCACCGATATACCCATTTTCGTGAACGGTTACGCCAACTTGAACGGTAGATTGGAACTGAACACCCATTTAAACCATAAACTATCGGATAAATGGAGCACAGGCATTTACCTTCACGGAAACCAGCGAACAGTCGAGGTTGATAACAATGAAGATGGGTTTTTGGATGCACCGTTGTCAGACCAGATCAATATACAGAATCGCTGGCAATACCAAGACCCCGAAAAAGGGTGGGTGAGTTTTTTGAACGTGCGGTTTCTCAATGATGAAAAGCAAATTGGGCAAGAACAGTTCAACCCCGATACCGATAAGTTCACCACCAATGCCTGGGGAAGTGAAATCAACACCAAACGCTTTGACTCATCGGTAAAGTTGGGTTATGTATTTCCTGAGCTGCCCTACCAGAGCTTTGGTTTTCAGGCCTCGTACAGCAAGCACCGACAAGATTCTTACTATGGCTTCAACATCTATGATATTGACCATGAGAGCATTTATTCGAACCTCATTTTCAACTCGATCATCAGCAACACCCAGCATAAGTTCAAAACAGGGCTGACCTTTGCTTACGATGGTTATGAAGAGTTGGTGAACAACCAAGATTTTGAGCGGGTAGACCGTTCGGTCGGAGCCTTTTTTGAGTATAGCTACGACGACCTTGAAAAGGTGAGCCTAACAGCGGGCCTTAGGTTTGATACACACAATAGATTGGGCAATTTTGTGACGCCCAGGTTCCATATTCGCTACACCCCTTGGGAAAAGGGGAGTCTTAGGGGTTCTTTCGGCATAGGTCGCCGGGCTGCCAACATCTTTGCCGAGAACCAACGATTGTTCGCTTCGTCCAGAACAATACAATTGCAAGGTAACGGAGGCGAAGTGTACGGCTTTGACCCTGAAAAGGCCGTAAACTTTGGCGTCAGTTTTTTACAGGGTTTCACCCTTTTCGAAAGACCGGGCGATTTTTCCATCGATTTTTACCGTACCGACTTTGAGAACCAAGTGGTGGTCGATTGGGAAAATCCGAGTGAAGTGGTCTTTACCAATTTAGAAGGCAAGAGCTACGCCAACAGCCTTCAGGTAGAACTCAACCACGAGGTGCTGCCGCGGCTCGAGCTGCGCACCGCTTATAAATTTTACGATGTAAAGACCGATTACCAAACCGGATTCTTGCAAAAACCGCTACAGGCCCGACACCGGTACTTTGCCAATTTGGGTTACAATACCCCTGAGAAGGAAAACGGAGCCCAATGGCGGTTCGACTATACCTTGCATACCTTGGGCAAACAGCGTTTGCCAAGTAGCAACGCGAATATAGAAAACTTTCAATTTGGTGATTTTGCTGAGAGCTATAGCCTGATGAATGCCCAGATCACCAAGGTATTTTCAAAAAAATTCGAAGTATATCTTGGCGGTGAGAATTTGACTAACTTTAAGCAAGACAACCCTGTGCTGGGTGCAGATGATCCATTTGGCCCCAATTTTGATACCACTATTGTGTTCGCCCCGATTTTAGGGCGTATGGTGTACGCAGGATTTCGATTTAAATCATAA
- a CDS encoding heavy-metal-associated domain-containing protein: protein MRNVTLILAFLFVSLVGYAQEKNKKMTFEVDGKCEMCKMRIEKAALGVKGVKYAQWDIPTHQLSLVVDERKTNAMEIKSALAKVGHDTKELKATQEAYDNIHPCCKYREDDSDDSKKHHR, encoded by the coding sequence ATGAGAAATGTAACATTGATTTTAGCTTTTTTGTTTGTTTCCTTGGTGGGATATGCACAGGAAAAAAACAAGAAAATGACCTTTGAGGTCGATGGTAAGTGTGAGATGTGCAAGATGCGCATCGAAAAGGCCGCTTTGGGGGTCAAAGGGGTCAAGTATGCCCAGTGGGATATTCCCACCCACCAGTTATCATTGGTGGTCGATGAGCGAAAGACCAACGCCATGGAGATAAAATCTGCTCTGGCAAAAGTCGGGCACGACACTAAAGAATTAAAGGCCACACAGGAGGCATACGATAACATTCACCCCTGTTGCAAGTATCGTGAAGACGATTCCGATGATAGTAAGAAACATCACCGATGA
- a CDS encoding LptE family protein — MVNVLVAFLCGWAFLLNGCGAYNFSGASTGTAESFQVNFFQNMADQSPGSTFEPGLDRDFTLALQDLIANLTSLNLTNSNADLVFEGEIVEYRVAPMTATANQTAAQNRLTMSVNVRFYNKTKEEADFERRFSFFYDFPGNQLLESVKSEAHQVLFERITQDIFNASLADW, encoded by the coding sequence ATAGTAAATGTTTTAGTAGCTTTTTTATGTGGATGGGCTTTTCTTTTAAATGGTTGCGGGGCCTATAATTTTTCAGGTGCCAGTACCGGTACCGCTGAGAGTTTTCAGGTAAATTTCTTTCAGAACATGGCCGACCAAAGCCCTGGCTCTACCTTTGAGCCCGGCCTAGACCGTGATTTTACTTTGGCACTTCAAGACCTGATTGCCAATTTGACCAGCCTAAACCTTACCAATTCGAACGCTGATTTGGTATTTGAAGGCGAAATCGTTGAATACAGGGTGGCCCCGATGACTGCAACAGCCAACCAAACCGCCGCACAGAACCGGCTGACCATGAGCGTGAACGTTCGCTTTTATAACAAGACAAAAGAAGAGGCCGATTTTGAAAGACGCTTCTCGTTTTTCTACGATTTTCCGGGCAACCAATTGTTAGAGTCGGTAAAGAGCGAAGCGCACCAAGTGCTGTTCGAACGTATTACACAAGATATTTTTAACGCCTCGTTGGCCGATTGGTAA
- a CDS encoding co-chaperone GroES encodes MAKVNIKPLADRVLVEPVAAETKTASGIIIPDTAKEKPQKGKIVAVGPGTKDEKMTVKVGDTVLYGKYAGTELKLDGVDYLMMRESDILAIV; translated from the coding sequence ATGGCTAAAGTGAACATCAAACCATTGGCGGACAGGGTACTTGTCGAGCCCGTCGCTGCCGAGACCAAGACCGCATCAGGAATCATCATTCCTGACACTGCAAAAGAAAAGCCCCAAAAAGGCAAGATTGTGGCGGTAGGCCCGGGCACCAAAGACGAAAAAATGACCGTAAAGGTGGGCGACACCGTTCTCTACGGAAAGTACGCTGGCACAGAGTTGAAACTTGACGGCGTCGATTATTTGATGATGCGCGAAAGTGACATTCTAGCAATCGTATAG
- a CDS encoding rod shape-determining protein: MGFFDFMTEEIAIDLGTANTLIIHMDKVVVDSPSIVARDRISGKIIAVGREASMMQGKTHENIKTIRPLKDGVIADFDASEKMINMFIKNIPALKKKWFPPALRMVICIPSGITEVEMRAVRESAERVNGKEVYLIHEPMAAAIGIGLDIMQPKGNMIVDIGGGTTEIAVIALGGIVCDKSVKIAGDVFTNDIIYYMRTQHNLYVGESTAEAIKIEIGSAIEDLKSPPEDKQIQGRDLLTGKPKQVSISYREIAKALDKSILRVEDAVMETLSQTPPELAADIYNTGIYLAGGGSMLRGLDRRLSQKTDLPVYIAEDPLRAVVRGTGIALKNLERYKSILIK; the protein is encoded by the coding sequence ATGGGATTCTTTGATTTTATGACCGAGGAAATTGCCATCGACCTCGGTACCGCCAATACCCTCATCATCCATATGGACAAAGTGGTGGTAGACAGCCCTTCGATAGTGGCACGTGACCGCATATCGGGCAAAATCATCGCTGTTGGCCGAGAAGCGAGCATGATGCAGGGCAAGACCCATGAGAACATCAAGACCATACGCCCATTGAAAGACGGTGTGATTGCCGACTTTGATGCTTCGGAAAAGATGATCAACATGTTCATCAAAAACATTCCGGCATTGAAGAAAAAATGGTTTCCACCGGCCTTGCGCATGGTCATCTGTATTCCTTCGGGCATTACCGAGGTAGAAATGCGGGCCGTTCGCGAATCGGCAGAGCGGGTAAACGGAAAAGAGGTCTATTTGATCCATGAGCCCATGGCGGCCGCCATCGGTATTGGCCTGGACATTATGCAGCCCAAAGGCAACATGATCGTCGATATCGGAGGGGGCACCACAGAAATCGCTGTAATTGCCCTGGGTGGAATCGTCTGTGACAAGTCGGTGAAAATCGCGGGTGATGTTTTTACCAACGACATCATTTATTACATGCGCACCCAACACAACCTCTACGTGGGTGAGAGCACTGCCGAGGCCATCAAAATAGAAATCGGTTCGGCCATCGAAGATCTAAAATCGCCCCCCGAAGACAAACAGATCCAAGGTCGCGACCTTCTGACGGGCAAACCAAAACAAGTCTCCATATCATACCGAGAAATAGCCAAGGCATTGGACAAGAGCATCCTTCGGGTTGAAGATGCGGTGATGGAAACATTATCACAAACACCACCGGAACTGGCAGCAGACATTTATAATACGGGCATCTATCTTGCCGGGGGTGGATCCATGTTACGTGGATTGGACCGTAGGCTTTCGCAAAAAACCGACCTACCGGTGTATATTGCCGAAGATCCGCTGCGTGCTGTGGTCAGGGGCACCGGCATTGCCCTGAAGAACCTAGAGCGCTACAAGAGTATTTTGATCAAATAG
- a CDS encoding GAF domain-containing protein: MFETLRQSVIEILEKKDGDSTEKMQQICDLLRNTADYYDWVGFYFKNGDKRELKLGPYAGEPTDHTIIPFGKGICGQVAESNQNFVVPDVSAQDNYIACSLTVKSEIVVPLFKNGENIGQIDIDSNTPDPFTEADERFLEFVNQKVAEIL, translated from the coding sequence ATGTTCGAAACGCTGCGCCAGTCAGTCATAGAGATCCTCGAAAAAAAAGATGGTGATTCCACTGAAAAAATGCAGCAGATTTGTGATTTGCTTCGCAATACTGCTGATTATTATGACTGGGTAGGCTTCTATTTCAAAAACGGCGACAAACGCGAATTGAAACTGGGGCCCTATGCTGGCGAGCCTACCGATCACACCATCATTCCCTTTGGCAAGGGCATCTGCGGCCAAGTGGCCGAAAGCAACCAAAATTTTGTGGTGCCCGATGTTTCGGCCCAAGACAACTACATTGCCTGCAGCCTGACCGTCAAGTCTGAAATAGTGGTGCCCTTGTTCAAAAACGGCGAGAACATTGGCCAAATCGACATTGACTCGAACACGCCCGACCCCTTTACAGAGGCAGATGAGCGTTTTTTGGAATTTGTGAACCAAAAAGTGGCCGAGATCCTTTAA
- the purH gene encoding bifunctional phosphoribosylaminoimidazolecarboxamide formyltransferase/IMP cyclohydrolase, whose product MSTTKKATSALISVFHKDGLEPIVKKLDELGVTLYSTGGTEKFIKDLGIEVIAVEDVTSYPSILGGRVKTLHPKVFGGILNRQDHEGDVAQMEEFDIPQLDIVIVDLYPFEKTVASGASEQEIIEKIDIGGISLIRAAAKNYKDVLCVSSMEDYAEFLHIISEGNGSTTLEQRKRFATKAFNISSHYDSAIFNHFNKDHEMAVLKISETKGKVLRYGENPHQKGFFFGDFDAMFDKLHGKELSYNNLLDVDAAINLMEEFKNDDPTFAILKHNNACGLATRPTIKQAYVDALAGDPVSAFGGILISNTKIDSATAEEIHKLFCEVVIAPSYSEEALGILKGKKNRIILVQKEVSLPPTLVRTCLNGVLAQDKDHKTDSLNDLQNVTGKTPSAQELDDLIFASKLCKHTKSNTIVLAKNKQLCASGTGQTSRVDALNQAIHKARSFDFDLEGAVMASDAFFPFPDCVEIAHKAGITAVIQPGGSIKDQLSIDYCNENGMAMVMTGIRHFKH is encoded by the coding sequence ATGAGCACTACCAAAAAAGCCACCTCGGCACTTATCTCCGTATTTCATAAAGACGGCCTGGAGCCGATTGTCAAAAAACTCGACGAACTTGGCGTAACCCTTTATTCTACGGGTGGCACCGAGAAATTCATCAAAGACCTCGGCATCGAGGTGATCGCCGTGGAAGATGTCACTAGCTACCCTTCGATTTTGGGCGGGCGTGTCAAGACCCTGCACCCAAAAGTATTCGGGGGTATATTGAACCGCCAAGACCATGAGGGCGATGTGGCCCAGATGGAAGAATTTGACATCCCACAACTTGACATTGTCATCGTGGACCTCTATCCCTTCGAAAAAACCGTGGCAAGCGGGGCCTCTGAGCAAGAGATTATTGAAAAAATCGACATTGGCGGCATCTCGCTTATACGTGCCGCTGCAAAAAATTACAAGGATGTTCTCTGCGTTTCCTCTATGGAGGATTATGCGGAGTTTCTTCACATTATTTCCGAAGGAAACGGCAGCACCACCCTTGAACAGCGCAAACGTTTTGCCACCAAGGCCTTTAACATCTCTTCGCACTACGACTCGGCCATCTTCAACCACTTCAACAAAGACCACGAAATGGCCGTATTGAAAATTAGTGAAACGAAGGGGAAAGTGCTCAGGTACGGCGAAAATCCGCACCAAAAAGGTTTTTTCTTCGGGGATTTCGATGCCATGTTCGACAAACTTCATGGCAAAGAGCTGTCGTACAACAATCTCTTGGATGTTGATGCCGCCATTAATTTGATGGAAGAATTCAAGAACGACGACCCCACTTTTGCCATTCTAAAGCACAACAATGCCTGTGGCCTCGCCACAAGGCCAACCATAAAACAAGCATATGTGGATGCCCTGGCGGGCGACCCCGTTTCTGCTTTTGGGGGCATTTTGATCAGCAACACGAAAATTGATTCGGCCACCGCAGAAGAAATACACAAACTGTTCTGTGAAGTGGTCATCGCGCCAAGCTATAGCGAGGAGGCATTGGGCATATTGAAAGGAAAAAAGAACCGTATCATTTTGGTGCAGAAAGAGGTTTCACTGCCCCCGACATTGGTCAGGACCTGCCTAAACGGGGTTTTGGCACAAGACAAGGACCACAAGACCGATTCGCTCAACGATTTGCAAAATGTGACCGGCAAAACCCCGAGTGCCCAAGAGTTGGACGACCTCATATTTGCCTCTAAATTGTGCAAACACACCAAGAGCAACACCATTGTCTTGGCCAAGAACAAACAATTGTGCGCCAGCGGCACGGGCCAGACCTCAAGGGTCGATGCCCTCAACCAAGCCATCCACAAGGCGAGATCCTTTGATTTTGACCTGGAAGGTGCAGTGATGGCGAGCGATGCATTTTTTCCGTTTCCCGACTGTGTCGAGATAGCCCATAAGGCTGGCATTACAGCGGTAATACAGCCCGGAGGCTCCATCAAAGACCAGTTGAGCATCGATTATTGCAACGAAAACGGCATGGCCATGGTGATGACGGGAATACGTCATTTTAAGCATTAA
- the secG gene encoding preprotein translocase subunit SecG produces the protein MSTFTIFLVLIILVCLLLVLVIMVQNPKGGGLSSSFGGGGSQVVGGVKKTGDFLDKSTWTLATLLIVLILLSNVSLKSNFGQADSKLLDGDDIENTVPETVPEEVPEETPSTDTGANPLDTIQ, from the coding sequence ATGAGCACATTTACAATATTTTTGGTGTTGATCATTTTGGTCTGCCTATTGCTTGTTTTGGTCATTATGGTGCAAAACCCGAAAGGTGGCGGACTTTCATCTTCCTTCGGCGGAGGGGGCAGTCAAGTGGTCGGAGGTGTTAAAAAGACCGGCGATTTTCTCGACAAGAGTACTTGGACCCTGGCCACCCTGTTGATCGTTTTGATCTTGCTTTCAAACGTAAGCCTAAAGAGCAATTTCGGACAAGCCGATTCTAAGTTGTTGGATGGTGACGACATAGAGAACACCGTACCCGAAACAGTTCCTGAAGAGGTTCCAGAAGAGACCCCCTCAACGGATACAGGGGCAAATCCTTTGGATACCATCCAGTAA
- the mreC gene encoding rod shape-determining protein MreC: MQQIINFILRYKNSFLYVFLGLIAMVLTIRSHSYHQSKFFNSSKWLTANIYEISSNISAYFDLKEENEKLSKENQELRILLFNRDSQLVKPLDTARAKFNVIPGKVVKNSYANLRNYITINVGRKQGVRQDMGVITPQGILGIVENTSNNYSTVQSILNTKSNINAKVKNTNYFGSLVWNGERYDEVQLVDIPRLVPLVVGDTIVTGGMSSIFPEGIPIGTIKKYELNTAQSFYDIEVSLFNDMTNIGHIYVIESFDRPEILELQAETGDEQ, from the coding sequence ATGCAGCAGATAATCAATTTTATACTTCGGTACAAAAATTCATTTTTATATGTCTTTTTGGGATTGATAGCCATGGTGCTTACCATACGGTCGCATTCATACCACCAGTCAAAATTTTTTAACTCCTCAAAATGGCTGACCGCCAACATCTATGAAATCTCGAGCAATATTTCGGCATATTTCGATTTAAAGGAGGAAAACGAAAAACTATCCAAAGAAAACCAAGAACTCAGAATACTCTTGTTCAACCGCGACAGCCAATTGGTGAAACCCCTAGATACCGCTAGAGCAAAGTTCAATGTTATACCGGGTAAAGTGGTCAAGAACAGCTATGCCAACCTGCGAAACTACATTACCATCAATGTGGGCCGCAAACAAGGCGTTCGACAGGATATGGGGGTCATCACCCCGCAGGGAATTCTTGGTATCGTCGAGAACACTTCGAACAATTATTCGACGGTGCAGAGCATTCTCAACACCAAATCGAACATCAATGCCAAGGTGAAGAACACCAATTATTTTGGTTCACTTGTATGGAATGGGGAACGGTACGATGAGGTACAATTGGTGGACATTCCAAGGTTGGTGCCCTTGGTAGTGGGCGATACGATCGTAACCGGTGGCATGTCGAGTATTTTTCCTGAGGGAATACCCATCGGCACCATTAAAAAATATGAGTTGAACACCGCGCAGAGCTTTTATGACATTGAGGTGTCACTGTTCAACGACATGACCAATATCGGCCATATATATGTGATTGAAAGCTTTGACCGACCAGAGATTCTAGAACTTCAAGCAGAGACCGGCGATGAGCAATAA
- the groL gene encoding chaperonin GroEL (60 kDa chaperone family; promotes refolding of misfolded polypeptides especially under stressful conditions; forms two stacked rings of heptamers to form a barrel-shaped 14mer; ends can be capped by GroES; misfolded proteins enter the barrel where they are refolded when GroES binds) gives MAKDITFDIDARDGLRKGVDALANAVKVTLGPKGRNVIITKSFGAPQVTKDGVTVAKEIELADALENMGAQMVKEVASKTNDLAGDGTTTATVLAQAIVKEGLKNVAAGANPMDLKRGIDKAVDAIVENLAKQSKKVGDSTEKIKQVAAISANNDEAIGDLIAQAFEKVGKEGVITVEEAKGTDTYVDVVEGMQFDRGYLSPYFVTDSEKMVAELDNPYILLFDKKISAMKDLLPVLEPVAQSGKPLLIIAEDVDGEALATLVVNKLRGSLKIAAVKAPGFGDRRKAMLEDIAILTNGTVISEERGFSLENATIDMLGSCEKVTIDKDNTTIVNGSGSADNIKTRVNQIKSQIETTTSDYDKEKLQERLAKLAGGVAVLYVGAASEVEMKEKKDRVDDALHATRAAVEEGIVAGGGVALVRAKSVLSKVETENDDEATGLQIVARAIESPLRTIVENAGGEGSVVVAKVMDGKGDFGYDAKADKYVEMMKAGIIDPTKVTRVALENAASVAGMILTTECALTDIKEENPAPAMPGGGGMPGMM, from the coding sequence ATGGCAAAAGACATTACGTTTGATATAGATGCCCGCGACGGCCTTAGAAAAGGTGTTGACGCCTTGGCCAATGCGGTAAAGGTAACGTTGGGGCCCAAAGGGCGAAACGTTATCATCACAAAATCATTCGGGGCTCCACAGGTAACCAAAGACGGTGTGACAGTGGCCAAAGAGATCGAGTTGGCCGATGCCCTTGAAAACATGGGTGCTCAAATGGTCAAAGAAGTGGCCTCAAAGACCAACGACCTGGCAGGTGACGGTACCACCACAGCTACTGTTCTTGCACAGGCAATCGTTAAAGAAGGCTTGAAAAACGTGGCAGCTGGCGCCAACCCTATGGACCTTAAAAGAGGTATCGATAAGGCAGTGGATGCCATTGTTGAAAATTTGGCCAAGCAATCTAAAAAAGTGGGTGACTCAACCGAGAAAATCAAGCAAGTTGCCGCTATTTCGGCAAACAACGACGAAGCCATCGGAGACTTGATTGCCCAAGCATTCGAAAAAGTGGGCAAAGAAGGTGTTATCACTGTTGAAGAGGCCAAAGGTACCGACACTTACGTCGATGTTGTAGAAGGTATGCAGTTTGACCGCGGTTACCTTTCTCCATACTTTGTTACCGATTCAGAAAAAATGGTGGCCGAGCTCGACAACCCTTACATCTTGCTTTTTGATAAGAAGATCTCTGCAATGAAAGACCTGCTTCCTGTATTGGAGCCTGTAGCACAATCTGGAAAGCCCCTATTGATCATTGCCGAAGATGTTGATGGTGAGGCATTGGCAACTTTGGTCGTCAACAAATTGCGCGGTTCACTGAAAATCGCTGCTGTAAAAGCTCCTGGTTTTGGTGACCGCAGAAAGGCAATGCTTGAAGATATTGCCATCTTGACCAATGGTACCGTAATTTCAGAAGAAAGAGGTTTCTCTCTTGAGAATGCCACCATCGATATGTTGGGTTCATGCGAGAAGGTAACTATCGACAAAGACAACACTACCATTGTAAATGGTTCAGGTTCTGCCGATAACATCAAGACCCGAGTTAACCAAATCAAGTCGCAGATCGAGACCACTACCTCTGATTACGACAAAGAAAAACTACAAGAGCGCTTGGCCAAATTGGCAGGCGGTGTGGCCGTACTTTACGTAGGTGCCGCTTCTGAAGTTGAGATGAAAGAGAAGAAAGACCGTGTTGACGATGCCCTGCATGCCACTAGGGCTGCCGTTGAAGAAGGTATCGTGGCCGGGGGTGGCGTTGCCCTGGTACGTGCCAAGTCGGTTCTTTCAAAAGTGGAAACCGAGAACGACGATGAGGCTACAGGTCTACAAATCGTGGCACGCGCCATCGAATCACCACTTAGAACCATTGTAGAAAACGCCGGCGGCGAAGGTTCTGTGGTTGTTGCCAAAGTTATGGATGGCAAAGGTGACTTCGGATATGATGCCAAAGCCGACAAATATGTTGAAATGATGAAAGCAGGTATCATCGACCCAACCAAGGTAACACGGGTTGCGTTGGAAAACGCCGCATCAGTGGCCGGAATGATTCTGACCACCGAGTGCGCCTTGACCGACATCAAAGAAGAAAACCCCGCACCTGCTATGCCAGGAGGCGGTGGAATGCCTGGCATGATGTAA